From Aspergillus fumigatus Af293 chromosome 5, whole genome shotgun sequence, a single genomic window includes:
- a CDS encoding MFS transporter, giving the protein MVEKVLQYDNQSSTDYSTPVVDSLSEDGREIEPKLRRKLDIRIMPVIILMYLLNFIDRSNYTAARLQGLESDLHLSGSEYQVGLSVFFVGYVLGPIPSNLLLNYLGRPSAYIGLFGAAWGLVTLLTSQVKGYGSLAACKFILGVVEAPLFPGIMFYLSKWYTQRELGVRMTIFFSAAHIANAFGSLIAAGILNGLDGNRGLSAWRWLYIIEGAISVFLGFIAWYLLPDFPENWRALSPEMRHVAIRRMALQAAESDLDEGNASSQLTGLKLAFADPKLYLFAGMYICMVGSFGFTNFFPTLTSSLGYSHTISLLLAAPPFIFMTLYSFLHSLLSDRLQSRFWFFIYPIPIAIAGLLLFMTTDSLAAKYVATFLMMFCVCMNGTTLSWAASSMPRPPAKRAVAYAFMNGVGNTTGIWTPFTYRDQDWPYYRLALGICIGLQAGAAVLGTWLRFVLVRENKRLEREEREAVQGLQGGIASGITGFRYIL; this is encoded by the exons ATGGTAGAAAAAGTGCTTCAATACGACAACCAGTCGTCCACGGATTACTCGACACCCGTCGTTGACTCACTCTCCGAGGATGGGCGCGAGATCGAGCCCAAACTGCGTCGCAAGCTGGATATACGAATCATGCCTGTCATTATTCTGATGTATCTCCTCAACTTCATTGACCG GTCGAACTATACCGCTGCTCGTCTCCAGGGTCTAGAGAGTGATCTCCATCTCTCCGGCTCGGAATACCAGGTCGGGCTCTCGGTATTCTTCGTGGGATATGTCCTCGGGCCAATTCCATCGAACCTTCTTCTGAATTATCTCGGCCGTCCGTCGGCTTATATCGGTCTCTTTGGTGCCGCCTGGGGATTAGTGACGCTCTTAACCTCGCAGGTGAAAGGCTATGGATCCCTTGCTGCTTGCAAATTTATTCTGGGTGTAGTTG AGGCGCCCTTGTTCCCAGGTATCATGTTCTATCTTTCG AAATGGTACACGCAGAGAGAACTAGGTGTGCGAATGACCATATTCTTTTCAGCCGCGCATATTGCCAATGCCTTTGGGAGCTTGATTGCTGCCGGCATCCTGAACGGCCTTGACGGTAACCGGGGCTTATCCGCCTGGCGATGGCTATATATCATCGAGGGAGCTA TCTCCGTCTTCCTCGGCTTCATCGCCTGGTACCTACTGCCAGACTTTCCAGAGAACTGGCGTGCACTATCCCCCGAGATGAGACACGTCG CCATCCGACGCATGGCCCTCCAAGCTGCCGAAAGCGACCTAGACGAGGGCAATGCCTCCTCGCAACTAACCGGCTTGAAGCTCGCCTTCGCAGATCCCAAACTCTACCTCTTCGCAGGCATGTACATCTGCATGGTCGGCTCCTTCGGCTTCACCAACTTCTTCCCCACCCTCACCTCCTCCCTCGGCTACAGCCACACCATctcgctcctcctcgccgctcCGCccttcatcttcatgaccCTCTACAGCTTCCTCCACAGCCTCCTCAGCGACCGCCTCCAATCCCGCTTCTGGTTCTTCATCTACCCCATccccatcgccatcgccggcctcctccttttcATGACCACCGACTCGCTAGCAGCGAAATACGTCGCTACCTTCCTCATGATGTTCTGCGTCTGCATGAACGGGACAACACTAAGCTGGGCCGCCAGTTCCATGCCCCGCCCCCCTGCGAAACGCGCCGTCGCGTATGCTTTCATGAATGGCGTGGGTAATACAACCGGTATCTGGACACCGTTCACCTATCGGGACCAGGACTGGCCGTATTATCGGCTTGCGCTGGGGATTTGTATCGGGTTGCAGGCTGGGGCGGCGGTGCTGGGGACTTGGTTAAGGTTCGTCCTGGTAAGGGAGAATAAAAGGCTagagagggaggagagggaggcgGTGCAGGGCTTGCAGGGTGGGATTGCGAGCGGGATTACCGGGTTTCGGTATATTTTGTGA
- a CDS encoding Zn(II)2Cys6 transcription factor domain-containing protein — MMAASNTQQENGIYAQNGQAQKSPSPQPQHRRGYQACDPCRKRKVKCDLGSVDNPRPPPCVRCRRESKRCEFSATRRKRKPSEIEDNVDGVLLRDKRMMVADAVPNGSSPDGSYNARPEPTSLDGDSLHSRQKWSEGPPAAPNQIPHADAGQRYGTNQPASSTSQFQDARPARPSMWPLGERPGMSFSLEGSQPMMNRTAVELLSPAISNSHDALHLLSEAAGRTEDLNRQSLENRYAARRSVSSFNSPMSPMTQAGTPRSGGSSFPRAPRSGTVPLGNFYSTGGSGSVDHTNSEARDHNEPIDNLQDPGFVDAVRAWSRLRFVRAGWLTVEESMAYVAYYYEHLAPLSPIVIPDFSQPSTHRTLLTDEPVLAVTILTTASRHMKPKGDGAYTRSFYIHDRLWSYLRGMIERLFWGQEKFGGNGIGISKPRSFDLAPSAAKVSLKGNLRSLGSIEALLILTDWHPRNLHFPPGDDENTLLDLDAHTQARLEKDVEHDGEPTHHRSSQTSGEGRLAFQKWLEPAWRSDRMSWMLLSTAQALAFELGVFDQKSEAKTANDSPAEQTRKRRLRRLILVYITQSSGRLGIPSMLPLPQWTNDIQPTPASTSKGGDTNIDRMHDCWIGITKIMYQSNQLLFASNEQTSELIRSGRYRDQIDRFQPFLREWRNNIDTIDLAPAMRHILMIEYEYTRVYVNSLALQAVVDRWTTMSNEAAQAQSGRPGSGPSSNNWFHMLMELYRVNEQYIQEVVDASRRILQTVLDDLVPGDHLKHAPVRTCFRILSGMIFILKTFTLGAKEDDVRVSLDLQDRTVEALRTCVVDDVHLSHAIARLVEMLTTSIRTRFLRFAPLDRGVEGDSQDRTSTPVSRHQSPRPRDGAQGRRDGSNHAWTPSHTAAQNMGYVDGNNPASTTMGSVHDPLAAIPAQPINSSNINVSFMPPPPSVYHNYYEPHTSPPTGGMEGSNVPSQSMNDNAGTSGGLPDWFALPLDHFFNSSTAVVDHGLGGTGPMVGEFDMLEVLLNEQYDGTGDGLDSAGREGLQSQFLQS; from the exons ATGATGGCTGCCAGTAATACACAGCAAGAGAACGGAATTTATGCGCAGAACGGCCAAGCCCAAAAGTCGCCGTCGCCTCAACCTCAGCATCGTCGCGGTTATCAGGCCTGCGACCCTTGCCGCAAACGCAAGGTCAAATGCGACCTTGGCA GTGTCGATAACCcgcgtcctcctccatgTGTACGATGCCGTCGCGAAAGCAAACGATGCGAGTTCTCCGCGACCAGGCGCAAGCGGAAACCCTCCGAGATCGAAGACAACGTCGATGGGGTTCTCCTCCGTGACAAGCGGATGATGGTCGCAGACGCGGTTCCCAACGGTTCTTCGCCGGATGGTTCTTACAACGCACGACCGGAGCCGACATCGCTGGATGGTGACAGCCTGCATTCGCGACAAAAGTGGTCCGAGGGACCTCCTGCAGCCCCTAATCAAATACCACACGCCGATGCCGGTCAACGATACGGCACTAATCAACCTGCATCCTCCACTTCGCAATTCCAGGATGCAAGACCGGCGCGCCCTTCCATGTGGCCGCTCGGGGAGCGCCCTGGGATGAGTTTCAGTCTTGAGGGAAGCCAGCCCATGATGAATCGCACCGCAGTTGAGCTGTTGTCGCCTGCGATCAGTAATAGTCACGATGCTCTGCACTTACTGTCCGAAGCGGCAGGGCGGACGGAGGACCTCAATCGGCAGAGCCTCGAGAATCGATACGCCGCGCGGCGGTCGGTTTCGTCCTTCAATTCTCCGATGTCTCCTATGACACAGGCCGGGACTCCTAGGAGCGGAGGCAGTTCGTTTCCGCGAGCGCCTCGGTCTGGCACCGTGCCCCTGGGTAACTTCTATAGTACGGGAGGATCGGGTTCCGTGGATCACACAAATTCGGAAGCTCGCGATCACAATGAACCCATAGATAACTTGCAGGATCCAGGGTTCGTCGATGCGGTCAGAGCCTGGTCACGTCTGCGATTTGTTCGTGCAGGTTGGCTTACCGTCGAGGAATCCATGGCATACGTGGCATA CTATTATGAACATCTTGCTCCGTTGAGCCCTATCGTCATTCCGGACTTTTCACAGCCTTCAACTCATCGCACTCTTCTCACTGATGAGCCTGTACTGGCTGTCACTATTCTTACGACCGCATCACGACATATGAAACCCAAGGGTGATGGAGCATATACCCGGTCATTCTACATTCATGATCGACTCTGGTCTTATCTCCGGGGGATGATTGAGCGTCTTTTCTGGGGCCAAGAGAAGTTTGGCGGAAATGGCATTGGAATCAGCAAGCCTCGGTCATTTGACCTGGCCCCGAGCGCAGCCAAAGTGAGTCTCAAAGGGAACTTGAGATCCCTGGGCAGTATCGAGGCGCTCTTGATCCTCACGGACTGGCACCCCAGAAACTTACACTTCCCccctggtgatgatgaaaatACACTCTTGGACTTGGACGCGCACACTCAAGCTCGCCTTGAAAAGGATGTCGAGCATGATGGTGAGCCAACGCACCATCGGTCTTCTCAGACCTCAGGCGAGGGGAGGCTCGCCTTCCAGAAGTGGTTGGAGCCTGCTTGGCGGTCTGATCGAATGTCCTGGATGCTGTTGAGCACCGCACAAGCCTTGGCTTTTGAGCTGGGAGTCTTTGATCAGAAGAGCGAAGCAAAGACTGCGAACGACTCTCCTGCCGAACAGACACGAAAACGTCGACTCCGGCGTCTAATTCTCGTTTACATCACGCAAAGCAGTGGCCGTCTGGGAATTCCTTCTATGCTTCCATTGCCACAGTGGACTAATGACATCCAACCAACTCCTGCGTCAACTTCAAAAGGTGGTGATACCAATATTGATCGGATGCATGACTGCTGGATTGGGATCACCAAGATTATGTATCAGAGCAATCAGCTGTTGTTCGCTTCTAATGAACAGACATCGGAACTGATTAGGAGTGGGCGATATCGTGACCAGATTGACCGATTTCAGCCTTTTCTAAGAGAATGGCGGAATAACATCGACACGATTGACC TCGCGCCTGCCATGCGGCACATCTTGATGATTGAATACGAATATACCC GCGTTTATGTTAATTCGTTAGCTCTGCAAGCAGTCGTGGACAGGTGGACCACGATGTCCAACGAGGCTGCCCAGGCTCAGAGCGGGAGACCAGGCTCTGGCCCCTCGTCGAACAATTGGTTTCATATGCTCATGGAGCTGTATCGTGTCAATGAGCAATACATTCAGGAAGTTGTCGACGCGTCGCGTCGGATTTTGCAAACTGTACTGGATGATCTGGTTCCAGGCGATCACCTCAAGCATGCTCCCGTGCGGACATGCTTCCGGATTCTGTCTGGCAtgatcttcatcctcaag ACATTCACCCTCGGAGCGAAAGAGGATGATGTACGTGTATCTCTGGACCTTCAGGATCGAACGGTGGAAGCGCTGAGGACATGTGTCGTCGACGATGTCCACCTGAGCCACGCCATTGCTCGGCTAGTGGAAATGCTTACGACCAGCATTCGCACAAGATTTTTGCGATTTGCACCGCTGGACCGAGGCGTTGAAGGTGACAGTCAAGATCGCACCTCTACACCAGTCTCCAGGCACCAGTCACCGCGTCCGCGCGATGGCGCCCAAGGCCGCCGGGATGGATCGAACCATGCATGGACACCGAGCCACACTGCAGCACAGAATATGGGCTACGTTGATGGCAATAATCCGGCGAGTACCACAATGGGATCAGTGCATGATCCGCTGGCAGCCATCCCGGCGCAGCCGATCAATTCTTCAAATATTAATGTCTCATTCATGCCTCCACCGCCGTCGGTGTACCACAATTACTATGAACCGCACACATCGCCACCCACCGGAGGGATGGAAGGATCGAACGTTCCTTCGCAATCAATGAATGATAATGCCGGCACCTCCGGCGGACTTCCGGACTGGTTCGCGCTTCCACTTGATCATTTTTTCAACAGCTCGACGGCCGTTGTTGATCACGGCCTCGGAGGAACAGGCCCAATGGTAGGCGAGTTTGACATGCTTGAAGTCCTCCTCAACGAGCAGTATGACGGCACGGGCGACGGCCTCGATTCGGCAGGGCGCGAGGGCCTTCAGTCCCAGTTCTTGCAGTCTTAG
- a CDS encoding putative UV radiation resistance protein (UVRAG) produces the protein MSRTANTSNGLDKDEAGTRRERPWLLPSNRKLRHLQGISIRNLVITPPLSRPRGKTIDDEEIPNSLQSPSKLLAQSASRPLPQSRSFADLKTVPATSDSRDDAEQQPAWRLRRRSMLPWNDPNPQMRQIKLEDITKTRMADTWFSIHCDGIDTPVYVSEVVENATNPSFKAFDLNVCGPKVSRADCLTLKLWAKSTTMKEYVLLVELQLCLQSLQFLGKSLDSFHQPLPSNSILFHLTDGVYTNLTGIPSSNTLIPSAASKFSDGVVLPTSSYDALMRLANLDECIQDALATREKLESQISAILEQNHHAMTLTSDVSRAQDKLALTKHAVAAGKKQLRATWKRKEELIASIKARREAMERGRYSQEKARCHLPDAQQKLASCSQVLKQNTEETKGQIRRIAEDLLAIYPIEPIPDKPLAFTIAGLALPNSNFGDIDRDAVAAALGYTAHLVYLLSFYLSVPIPYPVYPYLSNSLIQDPVSASLPQRTYPLYPVNVQYRFEYGVFLLNKDIEFLLNKLSLRALDIRHTLPNLKYLLYVLTAGTSEIPARKSGGIRGLLQGRLTPSLSRRGSEDSVGYTESIFPRKEVRPSSKLNGDLASDKAKQTSPHFPSTATSYQVT, from the exons ATGTCGCGAACAGCGAACACTTCGAATGGGCTGGACAAGGACGAGGCTGGCACTCGCCGCGAAAGGCCGTGGTTGCTTCCTTCG AACCGCAAGCTCCGACATTTACAAGGCATATCGATCCGCAACCTCGTCATCACGCCCCCCCTGAGCAGGCCTCGTGGGAAGACCAttgacgatgaggagatcCCCAATTCTCTGCAATCTCCTTCCAAACTTCTAGCTCAAAGCGCAAGCCGGCCCTTGCCCCAGTCGCGATCTTTTGCCGACCTAAAGACTGTGCCCGCTACATCGGACAGCCGTGATGATGCCGAACAGCAACCTGCATGGCGACTACGGAGGAGAAGCATGCTACCGTGGAATGACCCTAATCCACAGATGAGACAGATCAAGTTGGAGGATATCACGAAGACCAGAATGGCGGATACGTGGTTCTCAATTCATTGCGACGGCATCGATACTCCTGTCTATGTGAGCGAAGTTGTAGAGAATGCTACGAACCCCAGCTTCAAGGCGTTTGATCTGAATGTTTGCGGGCCGAAAGTCTCCCGCGCGGATTGCCTTACTCTCAAGCTCTGGGCGAAATCAACGACCATGAAGGAGTATGTGTTGCTGGTCGAACTGCAATTGTGTCTGCAGTCACTACAGTTTCTCGGCAAATCGTTGGATAGCTTCCATCAACCCTTGCCCTCGaactccatcctcttccatctgACAGACGGTGTGTATACTAACCTAACTGGTATTCCATCCTCCAACACCTTGATACCTTCGGCCGCGTCAAAATTCTCAGATGGGGTCGTTTTGCCAACATCTTCCTACGACGCCCTGATGCGCTTGGCGAATCTGGACGAATGCATTCAGGACGCGCTCGCCACGAGAGAGAAACTGGAGTCGCAGATTAGTGCGATCCTAGAACAGAACCATCATGCCATGACTCTCACAAGTGACGTCTCCCGCGCCCAAGATAAGCTTGCTCTGACCAAGCATGCCGTCGCAGCGGGGAAAAAACAGCTCCGCGCAACATGGAAGCGCAAAGAGGAACTTATTGCCAGTATCAAAGCTCGAAGGGAAGCCATGGAGCGTGGACGGTATAGTCAGGAAAAGGCTCGCTGTCATCTACCAGACGCTCAGCAGAAATTGGCCTCCTGCTCTCAGGTGCTGAAACAGAATACTGAAGAAACCAAAGGTCAAATTCGGCGCATTGCCGAAGACTTGCTTGCGATTTACCCCATCGAGCCGATTCCCGACAAGCCGCTGGCATTTACTATCGCCGGGCTTGCCCTTCCCAACTCAAATTTCGGCGACATCGATCGGGACGCCGTCGCGGCTGCACTTGGGTATACCGCACACTTGGTTTACTTGCTTTCGTTCTACCTATCGGTTCCGATCCCATACCCGGTTTATCCATATCTGTCGAACTCCTTGATTCAAGATCCGGTGTCTGCCTCATTACCTCAACGGACATACCCTTTGTACCCGGTCAATGTTCAGTACCGGTTTGAATATGGAGTCTTCCTGCTGAACAAAGACATTGAGTTCCTATTGAATAAGCTAAGCCTGCGAGCACTCGATATCCGACATACTCTCCCCAACCTGAAATATCTTTTGTATGTTCTCACCGCTGGTACCTCAGAGATCCCAGCACGCAAATCTGGTGGGATTCGTGGCCTCCTCCAAGGTCGGCTAACTCCCAGCCTGTCGCGACGGGGAAGCGAGGACAGCGTCGGCTATACTGAGTCGATTTTCCCTCGCAAAGAGGTGAGACCAAGCTCGAAATTAAATGGAGATCTCGCGTCAGACAAGGCCAAACAAACAAGCCCACACTTTCCTAGCACCGCAACCTCCTATCAAGTGACTTAG
- the ptcG gene encoding type 2C protein phosphatase PTC1: MFSGSSSPPKDKLETIPHSEAITTPSLTVKTDEATVSQKKFSPPSGFFGRRASDEPSPGGEKKRRSSTVTKAATLFSNAKNSLSWSNSRETAATLTVAHSPPTSLHKLGRMDPALIVPQGSLNNSAGESLPTPRSSFRVGVTEDRNRRCRRTMEDTHAYLYNFLGTPAPSGRADVNGRRQSGDVSPSAAEETSVVETDNGYFAIFDGHAGTFAAEWCGKKLHLILEEVMRKNPNTPVPELLDQTFTSVDQQLEKLPLKNSGCTAVIALLRWEDRVPCSHSVTGSAALAPAAVAAAAEPNSEADNTPTQSAPVSVLPTLQEKASRQRVLYTANVGDARIILCRNGKALRLSYDHKGSDENEGKRIANAGGLILNNRVNGVLAVTRALGDAYLKDLVTGHPYTTETVIQPDQDEFIILACDGLWDVCSDQEAVDLIRNIQDAQEASKMLVDHALARFSTDNLSCMVIRFDNNRVKEVVNRAVDPIGVDGDPVTHVGYGVSEADKIVEGARKSMANTEITDNVEPAEKVMDEVLQKMADDGPGPEIPIEATSPNKVESVH; this comes from the exons ATGTTCAGTGGCTCCTCGAGCCCACCCAAAGATAAACTAGAAACAATTCCACACTCGGAGGCCATCACTACCCCGTCCCTGACCGTCAAGACCGACGAAGCTACCGTATCTCAGAAGAAATTTTCTCCTCCCAGTGGATTCTTTGGTCGCAGAGCGAGCGACGAACCCAGTCCTGgcggcgagaagaagaggagaagcagtACCGTCACCAAAGCAGCGACATTGTTCTCCAACGCCAAAAACTCATTAAGTTGGAGCAACTCTCGTGAAACCGCTGCAACCCTTACCGTGGCTCACTCGCCACCTACTTCGTTACACAAACTTGGGAGAATGGATCCGGCATTGATTGTCCCTCAAGGGTCGTTGAACAATTCTGCCGGTGAATCATTACCCACCCCGCGCTCATCATTCAGAGTTGGTGTCACAGAGGACCGGAACCGAAGATGTCGTCGGACTATGGAAGATACTCATGCATACCTCTACAACTTCTTGGGGACGCCCGCACCCTCTGGCCGGGCTGATGTCAATGGCAGAAGGCAGTCCGGTGATGTCTCGccttctgctgcagaagagacCAGCGTCGTCGAAACTGATAACGGGTATTTCGCGATCTTCGACGGGCATGCTGGCACATTCGCTGCCGAGTGGTGCGGGAAGAAGCTACATCTAATTTTGGAAGAGGTCATGCGGAAAAACCCCAACACTCCGGTTCCGGAGCTGCTCGACCAGACTTTCACTTCTGTGgaccagcagctggagaagctgccgTTGAAAAACAGCGGGTGTACCGCAGTCATTGCTCTTCTACGCTGGGAGGACAGAGTCCCTTGCTCTCATTCCGTGACCGGCTCTGCAGCATTGGCTCCAGCCGctgtcgccgccgccgccgaacCCAATTCGGAAGCTGACAACACCCCAACCCAATCAGCACCTGTATCTGTGCTCCCAACATTGCAAGAGAAAGCCTCCCGTCAACGAGTTCTCTATACTGCGAATGTTGGCGACGCTCGCATCATCTTATGTCGCAACGGTAAAGCGCTACGATTATCTTACGACCACAAAGGCAGTGACGAAAATGAGGGGAAACGGATTGCCAACGCCGGAGGATTGATACTCAACAACAGAGTAAACGGAGTCCTTGCGGTCACGCGAGCTCTAGGTGATGCCTATCTCAAAGATCTTGTGACTGGCCACCCGTATACTACAGAGACAGTCATACAACCCGACCAGGATGAGTTTATCATTCTGGCCTGCGACGGG TTGTGGGACGTATGTAGTGACCAAGAAGCGGTAGATCTGATACGGAATATACAGGATGCTCAGGAAGCCTCCAAAATGCTGGTTGATCATGCCCTTGCTCGCTTCAGCACTGATAACCTCTCTTGCATGGTGATTCGGTTTGACAACAATCGCGTCAAGGAGGTCGTCAACCGCGCGGTCGACCCGATCGGTGTCGACGGTGATCCAGTCACGCATGTGGGATACGGAGTGAGCGAGGCTGATAAGATTGTCGAGGGGGCCAGAAAGAGCATGGCCAATACAGAAATCACCGATAATGTCGAGCCAGCAGAGAAAGTCATGGATGAGGTTTTACAGAAGATGGCTGATGATGGGCCAGGGCCAGAGATCCCTATTGAGGCAACTTCGCCGAATAAGGTTGAGTCAGTCCATTAA
- the pep1 gene encoding pepsin-like aspartic protease has translation MVVFSKVTAVVVGLSTIVSAVPVVQPRKGFTINQVARPVTNKKTVNLPAVYANALTKYGGTVPDSVKAAASSGSAVTTPEQYDSEYLTPVKVGGTTLNLDFDTGSADLWVFSSELSASQSSGHAIYKPSANAQKLNGYTWKIQYGDGSSASGDVYKDTVTVGGVTAQSQAVEAASHISSQFVQDKDNDGLLGLAFSSINTVSPRPQTTFFDTVKSQLDSPLFAVTLKYHAPGTYDFGYIDNSKFQGELTYTDVDSSQGFWMFTADGYGVGNGAPNSNSISGIADTGTTLLLLDDSVVADYYRQVSGAKNSNQYGGYVFPCSTKLPSFTTVIGGYNAVVPGEYINYAPVTDGSSTCYGGIQSNSGLGFSIFGDIFLKSQYVVFDSQGPRLGFAPQA, from the exons ATGGTCGTCTTTAGCAAAGTCACCGCTGTCGTCGTCGGTCTCTCGACCATTGTGTCTGCTGTCCCTGTGGTCCAGCCGCGCAAGGGCTTCACTATCAACCAAGTGGCCAGACCAGTGACCAACAAGAAGACCGTCAATCTTCCAGCTGTCTATGCCAATGCTTTGACTAAGTACGGGGGCACTGTCCCCGACAGTGTCAAGGCGGCTGCAAGCTCCGGCAGCGCTGTTACTACCCCCGAGCAATATGACTCGGAATACCTGACCCCCGTCAAAGTCGGTGGAACGACCCTGAACTTGGACTTCGACACTGGCTCTGCAGATCT CTGGGTCTTCTCCTCCGAGCTTTCGGCTTCCCAGTCCAGCGGCCATGCTATCTACAAGCCGTCCGCTAATGCCCAAAAGCTGAATGGCTACACCTGGAAGATCCAATATGGTGATGGTAGCAGTGCCAGCGGTGACGTCTACAAGGATACCGTCACTGTGGGTGGTGTCACTGCTCAGAGCCAGGCTGTGGAGGCTGCCAGCCATATCAGCTCTCAATTCGTGCAGGATAAGGACAACGATGGTCTGTTGGGTTTGGCATTCAGCTCCATCAACACTG TCAGTCCCCGCCCTCAGACTACTTTCTTTGACACTGTCAAGTCCCAGTTGgactctcctctctttgCTGTGACCTTGAAGTACCATGCTCCAGGCACCTACGACTTTGGATACATCGACAACTCCAAGTTCCAAGGGGAACTCACTTATACCGACGTCGACAGCTCCCAGGGTTTCTGGATGTTCACTGCTGATGGCTACGGTGTTGGCAATGGTGCTCCCAACTCCAACAGTATCAGCGGCATTGCTG ACACCGGcaccaccctcctcctgcttgATGACAGCGTTGTTGCCGACTACTACCGCCAGGTTTCCGGAGCCAAGAACAGCAACCAATACGGTGGTTATGTCTTCCCCTGCTCCACCAAACTTCCTTCTTTCACTACCGTCATCGGAGGCTACAATGCCGTCGTTCCCGGTGAATACATCAACTACGCCCCCGTCACTGACGGCAGCTCTACCTGCTACGGCGGCATCCAGAGCAACTCTGGTTTGGGCTTTTCTATCTTCGGAGATATCTTCCTCAAGAGCCAGTACGTCGTCTTCGACTCCCAAGGCCCCAGACTCGGCTTCGCCCCTCAGGCATAG
- a CDS encoding mitochondrial 54S ribosomal protein mL67 produces MASSQSFAKPFQKILDPTKIGTWNVVRRPPIENHSVIQGKPREQNSNAFKTHQWKEGVRLRKALNAITHGKNIFVYHNIRTNQVVYSLTRYLEKNNVLRQLIYHGKKTVPATLRKDMWVPYYSVHFTDSKVGLRAYHLLREFSMQRQLAPPREMITITEQFLAQKRPRNPEEAKKFDEKYANKVGWLMEKKDRARAVMDQKATSVADIAAVLSIQEDEIANGFADGKRGYLTPAARRRRREARKKEHEKSAEQAERVAAFAQTLSTPEVDYSIEDPNEDAELLGDNGVKILWADIHDARFAEKWPDRVWHGELDLSRDHVMPGEKQIPGKKDLLASGQFKEKQA; encoded by the exons ATGGCCTCCTCTCAGTCGTTCGCCAAACCTTTCCAGAAGATCCTGGACCCGACTAAGATCGGAACCTGGAATGTCGTCCGTCGTCCACCGATCGAAAATCACAGTGTTATTCAGGGAAAGCCTCGGGAACAAAACTCGAATGCCTTCAAGACACATCAGTGGAAGGAGGGAGTGCGGTTAAGAAAGGCGCTCAATGCCATCACCCACGGCAAGAATATCTTTGTCTACCACAACATCCGCACTAACCAGGTGGTATACTCATTGACAAGATATCTGGAG AAAAACAATGTCCTCCGCCAACTCATTTACCACGGCAAAAAGACTGTTCCCGCCACCCTTCGAAAAGACATGTGGGTGCCGTACTACTCAGTGCACTTTACCGACTCCAAGGTCGGTCTGCGAGCGTaccacctcctccgcgaATTCTCCATGCAGCGCCAGCTCGCTCCGCCCCGCGAAAtgatcaccatcaccgaACAATTCCTCGCCCAGAAGCGGCCCCGCAACCCGGAAGAGGCGAAAAAATTCGACGAGAAGTACGCCAATAAGGTCGGCTGgctgatggagaagaaagaccGGGCTCGCGCGGTCATGGATCAAAAGGCTACCAGCGTTGCGGATATCGCCGCCGTGCTCTCCATccaggaggatgagatcgcGAATGGGTTTGCGGATGGCAAGAGGGGATATCTGACTCCAGCTGCtcggagacgaagaagggaggcgaggaagaaggaacaCGAGAAGTCTGCCGAGCAGGCCGAGCGTGTGGCTGCTTTCGCGCAGACCCTGAGCACACCGGAGGTCGACTACTCGATCGAGGACCCTAACGAGGATGCGGAGCTCCTGGGAGACAACGGGGTCAAGATCCTCTGGGCTGATATTCACGACGCTCGCTTTGCGGAGAAATGGCCTGATCGTGTCTGGCATGGCGAGTTGGATCTGAGCCGCGACCATGTTATGCCCGGTGAGAAGCAAATCCCTGGCAAGAAGGATTTGCTGGCGAGCGGTCAGTTCAAAGAGAAGCAGGCTTAG